The genomic segment gtcTGAAGAGTCTGGGGTACAAGGATGCTTAAAATAAAACACAGGAGTGAAAAGCTTTAATTACGTCTTGCATGAGCTGTCAGGAGTGAGCAGCTGCAGGAGGGGAAGACAAAGGGAGGATAAgtcaattttatgtatttttttaaaaaagagagaaattgctGTTTGAGTGGGGGAGGAAAGATGACATGCTCAAAATGGTAAGCAGCTCAGAAAGCCTGAATTAATCTGCCAAGATGCTGAAAATGAGGGATAATTTTAATTCAGATTATTCTTTTTCACCTCAGTTGCTGTAATGCATATTATTCTGATCTTCCACTTGCTGGTCTCTAGCCTCTTATTTCCTATTTTACGTCTCATGGATCATTTGATCTACTTACTCTGCACCTCATTTGAAAGCCTTGCCTCTTTTAGCTTCCCTCTATTACCCTCTTTCATCAAAATGGAGTGAACAGAGAGCTAAGTCTTTGACCAATTCAGACCATTCATCCATCAAGATCACTGTAATCAACACAGATTGACAGAAGCTCCTCTGAGTTTTCAAAAGAGTAATTCCCAACCCTATCCAGAGTTACCAGCCACAGAACATGGGACTTTTCTGTCAGTAACAACACTTGAGAAAAGTGACTTTTTGAAACATTGTCTAGTTAGTTGCATCCTCCTGTCCATTCACCATTCTTATCTCTAAAGCAGCTTTCCCCAATATGTATCCTATAGATGTCTTGACTACGAATCCCATCATCTTTGACCAAGGGCTGATAGAAATTATGGTCCAAATCAATCATAGTGGTCCAGATCAATGCAGGCAGCTCTACAGCAATACCTCTTCTTTTCTTTGTCCAAAACCTTTTCTAATATTCATTTCACAATATTTCTACCACTGAATTCTCCACAGTATTACCCCAATCTCTACTTCTTTGTCCAAAGAGTATTTATATTTTTGCCAAAAAATCACTTCTAATTAAGATGGAAAATCCTGGACATTCCTATCGATCTCTTTTCAATAGTGTCAACTGTTTACTGGGTAGTACCAATGGTTCCTGTTTCAGTTGCCAGGAACTTAGGAATCCTGCTGAATGTATGTTTGTCACTGTGTCCTTTTAGTGGTGCAACAGCAAAGGCATGTAATTTTCATAGGATCTTTTTGAGTGCTGAGACTGCACATCTGCTTGCCCAGAATTTGGTTAAGTCACACCTGGATTATTTTAACATCCTGTTTGGCCTGTTTGCTTGCCTGTTTTTTCCTTACTGTTTTAATAAAGAACTGTGCTGTATGGGTTGTTTTAGATCTCTCAAAGTTTCCATACCTCTCTTCTACTTGTAGATCCCTTTGGTTGTTACTAGTCACATACTTTTGATTCTAGCATTTAAAGGTCTGTGCTGTAATCTCCCCCAGTAACTGGTAGCTTGGCCAACATGGGATGCATTATCTAGGAATTTAAGATTTACAGACAAaagattattgggttgctgtgagttttccgggctgtatggccatgttccagaagcattctctcctgacgttttgcccacatctacagcaggcaggttgtgaggtctgttggaaaactatgcaagtggagtttatatatctgtggaatgtccaaatcaggagaaagaactcttgtctgcttgaggccagtatgaatggtgcaatgggccatcttgattagcattgaataccctagcagcttcaaagtctggcttcgtcaggagagaatgcttctggaacatggccatacagcccagaaaactcacagcaattccagccatgaaagcctgcgACAACACAAAAGATTGACTGTTCCACTGATGTGCAACAGCAGTGTCAAGACTTTCCAAGACCTGTCCCTGCATCTGTGGAACAGTCTTCCTTGAATTTACAGTTACAGGAGGATCTCACCTACTTTTATAAAGACCTTCTTCTTTGATTTAGCCAAATTAAGCTGCTGAACTGTGCCTGAAGTTCATGAGATGGATAGCGATTAGTGGGAATGCCATTTAATGTGTACGAAATATTATTGTTTTGTCCTTTATTGTACGCGTTCCACCGTTTGGTGAAAAGAATGCTATAAGTAACCattttattatcaccatcatctatCACTAGTATGATGGAAGTGCTAGTATTGCCAGTTTCAGAATAAAAGAATCATCCTTTTTCATACTCAAATAGCAAAATGGCTTGGGGAGGCCACAACCAGGGAAGCCTTCTATGTATTTCCTTGTTCAGTCATAAAAATCAGAATAATGCCAGGACCCATTATGCTTCGTATTTGTTTTTCTAGATTTGTTTCTGACTACCATCTGTTTTATTTATCTGCTATTTTTGCATTTACTATGAAACAttggtttttatcatttttattttgttataaatTGAGTTTTGTAAATTGTGGAAAAATATGTGACCATCTAATACAGTAGGACAAGCAATAGAGAGCAGAGGaagaacatttctttaaaaattactttCATTTCAATTGGGAAGAACAGATATTAGAAGTAATATTTGTAAAACATAGCCATCCTTTTTCTAAAGCTACATCTTCAAGTAAGAAGAATGGGGACTCTAGGATGAAAGTTTAAGACAATTCCTAAAAAACAGATCCATCACTgcaataaattatatttaaaatgcagGCAAATTATATTCAGTTATATGGGTATGAGAAAATAAGGATACTATTCATGTTGCAAAGTAATCATCTACTCAAGAGAAAAGGGGCATATACCGTCTTTTCTTGTATATACACTAATGAAGGACAAAAGACAATGAAATGACAGTCATCACCAACTGGAGTGATGCAAAAGTAACATTGTCTATGCCACCTTGCCGTTGGAGTTCAGTGCACCCGATGGAAAGTTTTCAAAATGATATTATACAACAGTAACATCATGGAACATTTTCCATTAAAGGCAACCAGAGATCTGCTTCTAAAGTCGGCTGCCCTGTAGAGAAAGAAGCATGTTTCTACAAAAACTGAATCATGTACATCTCTGGAACAGTGATCAGATAATTGCTGCATAGATCCAAAAGAATGAGCTGCAAGGGAAACAACAGTCTCCACAAATAGGAAGGCCTGGGTATGCAAAAGTAtttaccagagcttggaaaagttaatttgAGGCATTATGGATACAACAGTTCCCAAACATGTTCAGACATTATAGAAATTATTGTCTGAAAAAgtatcttttccaagctctagtagACAGACAAACCTGGACCAAAACTCACTAACACATAACTTGGAAATACAGCTATTTGCAGTGAAATAGCTATTTGAAAAGTGTTACCACTGCCATTTAAGGAGAaggaaacaaaactaaaaagCAACATACAATTTATATGCTTGCCCTTAACAGTCACTGAGATTAAAATCATTAGTATTATGATTTgtgaaatacatttttctttttttccattccCATATTTTGCCCCCAAATTTTTCATTAAAAGGAAAGTTTgttaaaaagggaaatcagccaGACAGCTAATTTCTGACTATCCCATCAGAAAATCCTAGACAACAGAGCTAACCTTGTTTCATATCCCTGAACACTGTCTGCACACACAACTCTGTGTTTCAAAGACACTGAGCCTCCAAAAAAGTAGTAGAAAGGATAGTGTTCTTCATGACAAGGAGAggtaagaattttttttaaaatgccataaTAAAATTAGGAAAAACCACTTGGAGGGTGCTGTTTAATTGTTACTACATCTACCAGCTATGTTATTTCTATCTTAGACTGAGTAAAAAGGGCATGCCTGCTGCAATACCTACCCGTATTTCATTTAATCTAAGATGGCATCGATTCTAAGACACTAATTTCAGTGCCAACAATAGGAaaaaaagtatgtatgtatgtatgtgtgtatatgtgtgtgtgtgtgtgtgtgtatatatatatcactcaTTATTCTAAGACATACCCTGTTTAAGAGGTTTATATGGAAAAAACGCATCTTGGAATCGAGGTAATATAGTATATTTCTTCTCCAAATACACCATGTGCTGTAGATCAGCCTCAGGTGGATTTGGTAGTTGCATTGTGCTAAATTACAACTATTTAAGATACGATGCTCAAAAAATAAAGGTAGGTATGTGAATGAGGCTGTGAAGGTTCACACTGGCTTTGCCAAAGGAGACAATTGCACACACACAGGATAGGATTACAGGAGGGGAGATCATGAACAACTTCCAAATATGTACCTGGTGGCCCATATCTGGTGGAATAACCAAGTGACTATTAGCCAGCCTCTGTCGCTCTCTGGCCAAGCCGATGGAAGCAAGACTGCAGAATCTCAAGCTGGTAATCACTGCTAGGATTTCAGTCCAGATATGGTTTCTAAGCAacttacacacacaaaaaacaacacAACCTTTACCCAAGAAAAAAAAGACCCCACTAAGGCGAGAACTTCCCTTTACTCTGGCATGGTTTAAACATGAAAGAGCTTGGTTCTGCTTCCACTCCTGCATTCTCAGATTGGATGCTGGTGAGAAAGATTATTCGTTCTTCCAGTCCTCCTTCTGAAAGACAAGATCCACAGCATCGTTCACATCATGCACAACGTGAGAGGCCTCCACCAAGCTTGGATCAAAATGAAAGTCTCTGTGTCCATGGAATACTGTCTCTAACATGTTCTCATTGGGGCCAACAGGCATGTCTCCGTAGGGATTGTAGACCCCAGTGCAGACCAGGATAGACTGGCAGCTCTCTGCAGAGCAAATGGATCTGTGATCTCTCTGCACCTCAAGATGTGCCTCGCTCTCAGGTGCCATAGCAGTGATGCTCACTTCACCCTGGGCCTGGAGGTAGCGGTTGTAAAGGTTTGCACCATAAATATCAGCCATTGGGTTGTCCCTGTGAATAGAGAGCCAATGGAGCAGAGATGAGAAAAACTCAATAAGGTAAAGTATTTCAGTTATGATGCCTTTATATTCACCCATCCAATAGAAGGATCAATAAATGAAACATGCACATTGTTGTTTACAAGGCAAGAGATGCTGCACTCCAATTCCCCCTCAACAAAGAATATAACCTTTTATGTCTTATGTTACTTCaaacttttcctcctcttccatgctggtacagtagagtctcacttatccaacataaacgggccggcagaatgttggataagcgaatatgttggataataaggagagattaagaaaaagcctaataaacatcaaaataggttatgattttacaaatgaagcaccaaaacatcatgttagacaacaaatttgacagaaaaagtagttcaatacgcagtaatgctatgtagtaattactgtatttatgaatttagcaccaaaatatcacgatgtattgaaaacattgactacaaaaatgcgttggataatccagaacgttggataagcgagtgttggataagtgagactctactgtacttagatatAGCAATTGAAAACTCTCCAGCAAAAGGAATTATTTATTCAAAAGCATTTGCTTTTTTAATTTGTTCTATCAATACCCCCCTCTCTCCACCACAAGCTCTGCCTAAACTTTTACTGCCATCAAAGATGAGAACTACCATCAATAAGAGATTTCCCTGATCTCCACTTCCATCCCCATGTTTAGACTTCCTCCTGTCCCATCTGCATGGCCATCAACTGTGAGGGCCTTATCGATGCTCTGACATGTTATATATGAAAAAAATTATATCCCACTAGACACCACCCCTGCTGCTATCACAAATACTATGGCTGATATATATCTAGTGTTCTTGATGGCCAaaagtgttgtagctcagcagggTTCACAGCAGGCTGATGGGGTCACTGATAATTTTGAATCAGATGGGATTGTGAGTTTTCCTGGGATTCAGTCTCATGCAGAAGGCCAGTCTCATGCAGAGCCAGAAATTGAAACTGATTTAGACACACACGGCTAGGCTTGAGAATCTAATTGCCTCTGATCCTCCAGGCCTTCAAGGCCGTTCCCAGGAGGAATCACCTTCTCCAGAAAAGGAGCCTAGCAAAGACGAAGGGATGAGAGATTCTCATGAGAACACACCTAGTGACATTGACCTAAGTAAGGAGGCTCGCCTGAACTTCAAGCAGATAGCCATATTTGTAGGACAGCACGCTTCCATGGGAAGCGAAAGTTTCAGGGGCAtcgtaatgctttcatgtctataAATTAGGAGCTGCAGGTCCCCTGCTCTTCAGCTCAGGCAATGTGGCTTTTGCAGTCAGGCCTGAGTTGTCTAGTTCTTGTCTTGGCTTTGGGTTTCAGGTTTTCCTATGTTCATGTTGTGTatccttgttcaagttttgcCTATGAACTCAAGTGGCTTTTGGACTATTCTTTAACTGTCTTGCTCTGGATTTGTAAGAGACATTTACTTGAGACTTTTTGGATTTTATATCTGTACTTTCTTTATTCCTCGTTTTTGCTGAATATTTGTGTGTGCCTTTTGCAATAAACTCTTTGCCTTTACTTTGGACTCCTGTGTGATGCTCTAgtcataggtggcttcaggtCTGGGGTGCGACAAAAATATTTGATGTAAAAATATTAACAAGGCGGATTAGTTCAGTCTGACTCACATACGTCAGGCTAATTCAGACTTGTAAACATCACTTACTAATTTCTAAACCTGACTGACTCTCTTAATCCTACTCTTCATTCATCGCTCCACATTTCACTCTTCACTCCCATCATTTAGCAGTCTTATTGAAAGGCTTTTAGACATTCCACCAATCACCACTGCCTCCCAAAATGCCATTCTCTCCATTCCTGCCAGCTTCTTACCTTGTTACCCTTATTTAATGCATAAGAAAGTTCATGACAACACAAGCATATAGGAAGGAGGATGTCTTACCCCACAGCATACAGTTGGCGAAGAGGGGATGTCCAGCCACAACTCTCCATTTGCTGTTTGATCACATGCTCTGCATAGCGGTAGGTGACAGTGCTGGGCTTCCCTATCAGGGCTTCATACTTCAGGTCCTTTCCAGTCATTTTCTTGTAGATGTTCTCTAAGCACACAAGAAAGGTGCCGTGGCCAAATCTGACCAAGAGAGCAGGCGGGGAAGACAGTAAGTCATGCATCATTTGGAAACACGGGGTGAATTACTCAAGTACCGAGTGAGAATGTctgctcattttttaaaaactgcatcaATACAGACATGGCTGGGTTTGAAATATTGTGTGGTTGCTGCTGCATGACTGTTAATTATTTGCTCTGCTGCTTTGGAATAAAACATCTATCCCCACATTAGTTGCTACAGTGCTCTCTCAATACTTCTTGGTTCTTTGTTTAAAAAGGCAAATAGAAACCCTGCCTCCTGAACCTTGAAGAGGTCggtaaaaaaaccctttaaaaatgaTAAATTATATAGCATACTTCAAAGTTacaattttgttttatattcctATACTATGATTAGGGTTGTCATGTAACCCTTATTATAAAGAATATCCCTTATTTGAGGGGCCAGAAAGCTTGTCATTAGAGGGCTGGCAACAGCtcttattatatattctatttaaGGACtaaaatgcttttctttttatAGAGACTGAACAAGATTGCAAAAAACTCCTATAGTTTTAGTCTGAGATAGATATTTGTGTATTGTATAATGTCAGTATGTAGACAATACTTTTATAAAGAAACAATAAATTTACAGATAAATATATGTCTATGTTAACTTAAATGAATTTTTTCATTTGCAATTTCATTAGAACCAAAACTTTTAAATAGCTATTTCCTTATTGGCACCCTGTAGGTCATAAATTTTCACTGTCCctttttgcagtttgaaaaccTGGCAATGCTAACTATGCCGTTTGATTTTCCGTTGATtaaatatttttactattatcTCTAGCAGTTTACTGCTTCTGACCTTTGGCAGCTATTTACACTGGATTCACAACTAGATGTACTAGGAAAGAAAATCTTAAtgcgggagggggggaggggggctagaCAGCAAGTAGTCTTCTGACTCAGTCAAGACAACTGAGAAAAGTACATATTTTCAAAGAGATTTGATGTCAATGATCCAGGGAGGGGGAGTGTGTGAAGGGTGGGCAGGGTTGATAAGGGATGTCAAGGAAGAGCTCTTCAGATAACCGAAGTTAGCAACTTGTGATTGTCCACATATTGCTGGAATATCAAAAAAGAAGATGACATCTAGTGGCACCACAAAGGCTAACTAACGTATAGTTACTTTCATGGACTCCAGCCAACTTCTCTGCAAATACTGCAATTCATGAAATCGTATCGTAAAATAAACTGATTAATCTGTAAGAAGCCACACAACTCTTCTTTATATTGATACAGACCAATACAGCTCTCTctaaaattataactcccataatCTCTCACTCACTGGATATACCAGTGGATCCTAAACCAGTGCTTTGCAACTGTGACGGATTAGATGAGGGtcaattcagacaagacagacgtcctcctggtcagtcgcgaggCCAGTCGGGGTATAGAGTGGCAGCCTATGCTCAACGGAGTTACACTCCCCCAAGGACATAGGTCCGCAGTCTatgggttctcctggattcatcgttgACACTTGAGCCTCAGGTATTgtcggtggccgggagggcctttgcacagttaaaacttgtgcgcctcAAAAAGCCTGACTTAGCCACGGTGGCctacaccttagttacatccagaatggactcatgtaatgcactctacatggggctgcctttgtagACAACTTGGAAagtgcagttagtgcaaaggtcggcagcgaGATTATTAACCGGGGGACCATACCACGCCCTCTCCTAGCTTTCGACTAGTTTCCAGGCTCAATTCAAAGCCCTATATGCTTTGAGTCCAACCTATCTTCAGATCGCATCTCCTTCTAGGAACCGGCGCAGgcattaagatctgctggggaggcccttctcttggtcccaccaccatctcaatacagttggtggggaggagagagagggggccttcttagaagtggctccctggctctggaataccctccctgaagaaattaggttagcccccactcttcaagccttttgggtgagtttaaaaacatggctcttcagacaggcctttgatcctgtgtaatctatggtcagcttGATGAGCCACCGATTGTACTGCTCTGCACTTTGATTGTTACAGCAGATAACCGGCTTATTTGCAGGTTCTACTACGATTTAGgaatttttataattattattattattagttttagtcCTAACATTGGGAAGCCCGCTAAGTTGTTTGCCCCATCACAGGACATTCACATCACCTTGGCATCTTGGCTTCTGCCATCCACAAGAGGTCCATGTTGCAGGCCAGGATGGGTAGATGTGGATATGGCACAGTGGATAGCTCAGCCCCAGGATTCCCATTGCTAAGGAGTATATCAATAATCAGCTGCAGGCAAGTCTCCCATCGGATTGGCTCCCCCAGGAGAATTATCCCTAAAGAGTAAGAAAGAAGGGACATTTCTTTAAATCTGTATGCCTGTGTGTACTACAATATAATCTGTTGACAGACTATGGTGTGATTTAAAAACTACATAACTCCAGCATAAATATTTCTAGAATCCTATCACATGGActattgtgcaccttcaagtagtttccgaattatagtgaccctaagtcaagcatgggcaaactttgcccctccaggtgttttggacttgaattcccacaatttctaacagccgttAGGCGGCTGAGGGCCtttaaggctgttaggaatggtgggagttgaagtccaaagcacctggagggcccaagtttgcccatgcctggtctaaagccTTGAAGGTTCAAATGAGGGCTTATGCAACGTCTATCTGGAATGGACACAACTTTGAATAAATTTTGAATATCCTGAAATACAAAAGCactattattttacatttttatgcaCTTTGACTTTGCCCGAGCTAAAGCCACCTCTTGGCATTCATCAAGCACTTTGGAAAAGTATTGTTTCAAGATTATTATAAATGAAAACTCTTCAGATAaaaacaaagatcatttaccTTCTATGGTAGGGAAGTCGGTGGTTGGAGGAGGCTATCAAAATGACAAGAAGAGAAGCTGGTCATTTTACAATGTCTGAATAGACCagagtttttcaaaaatattcatggTGCCTGCTGTGCACATTTAGTGGTATAAGTACTTCGTTAAGGAGGGCAtggactgttttttaaaaagaaagtctgAACATTTATGAAAGTTTTTCCCAATTatcttattttacatttttgactTTGTTAAATTGAACTTGCAGAGTTGTAGAGCTTTGATCCTTTAACCTGCCAATAATCAAAGGGCTATtctatttttgtacagaaaaacaaATATAATTATAGCCAATTATGGCACAGCTCATGTGGAAATGTTTCCTGTATTGAAAAACTTAAACAAGAACTACTCTATAGGAACTGTAAGCAGTCAACAAAGTACTTATGCAACTACTAAAAAGACCCATGCTTTTAATTAATCAATGTTTGTAATGTCAATACTTGCCAGCACTTTTGGCCTCCGACTTTGATCAACCATATCCAGCAAAGGAAATGCCTTCCTCACATTTTCAATGGTAACAACATGCTGGAATCCCAACCTATTTTAGATGGTCAAGGAAGAAAATAGCTGCTTCTACAAACTAAGGTAAATGTTAAGAAATAACCCACGTCTTTTTGAATCTGCCTCTTCTTTGTGCCACAGAGAAcaccaaaaacaaattaaaagataACGTGAGAATTTTTAAAGGATTAATTTCAAATGTACCACCATCTATTCTGAGGAACCCAAGGGAATACACATAGTATATCCCACTTCTATTTTACCTCTCAATCTATGAAGTAGGTTAGGCTGAAAGGTAATGACTTGAAAAAATTGACATGTTAGAACTTGGCTGTCCCTAGTAGTCCCAATACTCAGACCACCTCCTTTTGGGCTCTCAAATTCAGATACCTGCATCTTGAAACCTCAACCTGAAGCATATTCAACATCTGTGATGTGTCAACAGGATTCCTATTCAGCCCCCGATTGagcaacgggttaaacccttgtgccgacaggactgctgactgaaagttggcagttcaaatctggggagcaggctgagctcccgtctgtcagctctagcactccatgtggggacatgagagaagcctcccacaggatggtaaaacatgaaacatcTAGGCGTTCCCTgcgcaacgtccttacagacagccaattctctcacaccagaagcaacttgcagtttctcaagtcgctcctgacacgaaaaaaaagattCCTACAGCccaactgtatgtatgtgtgtgtgtgtgtgtgatcaaaTTGACTGTTAACTTATggcaccccatgaatttcacagggttttcttaggcaataaaTATTCAGATATGGTTTGCCATTGACATCCTTTTAAAATATGGCCTACAGTACTTGGTATTCTAtagcagtcttccatccaagtactaattagACATGATCCTGTTTAGTTGCCAGgattagacaggatctggtgccttcaggatacagtgttccctcacttattgctgaggttaggttccaggaccacccgcaataaatgaaaatctgcgaagtagggacactatatttattttaatatttatacattattttagtagttacatattattttaagtctttatcaaccaattgtgtgttgataaatcaccttcttctcctcctgttgctgcttgggctccttttctctccctttggcttctccttcctcccttccttaggttgtaaattgtaatttttttattatttgtaatagtcttttagagtttattgaaaaacaaacagagaatccgtgaaaagtgaaccgcaaactagtgagggaacactgtattgggaACTAGCCCAACTATACTTAAATAAGGGATTTTTTGCGCCAAGTTCCCTTCTCTTGTGGGTTTCTAGTAACACTCAGTAGCACTTTCTAACAATGACTCTTCTAACAATGACTCTTCTAACAACCTGAGGACCAAATTTCAATGTATTAGTTAGTCTTGTTATTGGGGGATCTAAGCCCAAGTCTCCTAATTCTTCCATTCAGTACATAGCACTGGCTCTTAAAACACTGCTaagggggaagggggagaagaATCTGGAGGCAGCAAAGGATACGCTTTGGCATTCTCCTCCACAGGTCCCTGTCCACACACAAGCATACACTTGCCATGGAACTCATGGAAAAGGCGCAGAGGGCTATGGGAGAGGATCACCCATTCAGGAGACACCTGGAAAAGAAATGGAAATTGGGAGGAGCAGTGGCCTACCTTCTCACATGCAATATCCCTCCCTGCTCAGACTCTTCCCACACAAACCAGCCCTGCTCCAGCTGACAACGGCCACAATCCTGCATTAAAAGCTACAATGCATAACTTTATGATGATAGATCTCCATTGCTGACACGAGAGTGACAGGTACACGAGGGCTCCTCCCACACAATGGGGTATGGGACGTTTTTCCAGTCAGGAGCAGGGCACCCACAACTTTCCATTGTTCTCCCTTATAGATTCCTGTAGTTCTGTTGGGGTCTGTTGCCTCTGCCTTGTGCTGTCATTGTGGAAGAG from the Anolis carolinensis isolate JA03-04 chromosome 5, rAnoCar3.1.pri, whole genome shotgun sequence genome contains:
- the hdhd5 gene encoding haloacid dehalogenase-like hydrolase domain-containing 5 isoform X1, which encodes MALGCLVQAGRAALRARRGPGPTVGSLAFCTSPCPGPPARRSCAGPRTTSPSFGFLFDIDGVLLRGRLVIPAAKKAFQKLTDAKGRFHVPVAFVTNAGNCSRENKAEELSEALGFKVSPEWVILSHSPLRLFHEFHGKCMLVCGQGPVEENAKALGFQHVVTIENVRKAFPLLDMVDQSRRPKVLPPPTTDFPTIEGIILLGEPIRWETCLQLIIDILLSNGNPGAELSTVPYPHLPILACNMDLLWMAEAKMPRFGHGTFLVCLENIYKKMTGKDLKYEALIGKPSTVTYRYAEHVIKQQMESCGWTSPLRQLYAVGDNPMADIYGANLYNRYLQAQGEVSITAMAPESEAHLEVQRDHRSICSAESCQSILVCTGVYNPYGDMPVGPNENMLETVFHGHRDFHFDPSLVEASHVVHDVNDAVDLVFQKEDWKNE
- the hdhd5 gene encoding haloacid dehalogenase-like hydrolase domain-containing 5 isoform X2, whose protein sequence is MDMELTSDRELESKTKNKTTSPSFGFLFDIDGVLLRGRLVIPAAKKAFQKLTDAKGRFHVPVAFVTNAGNCSRENKAEELSEALGFKVSPEWVILSHSPLRLFHEFHGKCMLVCGQGPVEENAKALGFQHVVTIENVRKAFPLLDMVDQSRRPKVLPPPTTDFPTIEGIILLGEPIRWETCLQLIIDILLSNGNPGAELSTVPYPHLPILACNMDLLWMAEAKMPRFGHGTFLVCLENIYKKMTGKDLKYEALIGKPSTVTYRYAEHVIKQQMESCGWTSPLRQLYAVGDNPMADIYGANLYNRYLQAQGEVSITAMAPESEAHLEVQRDHRSICSAESCQSILVCTGVYNPYGDMPVGPNENMLETVFHGHRDFHFDPSLVEASHVVHDVNDAVDLVFQKEDWKNE